From the genome of Candidatus Electrothrix communis, one region includes:
- the uvrB gene encoding excinuclease ABC subunit UvrB codes for MSTNFQLTSPFTPSGDQPKAIEKIVQGLNDGARHQVLLGVTGSGKTFTMAQVIAKVNRPALVLAPNKTLAAQLFGEFRELFPQNAVEYFVSYYDYYQPEAYIPASDTYIEKDSAINDAIDKMRHSATRALLTRDDVLIVASVSCIYGLGSPDEYKNMHLFLQRDAEYPMEEVQRRLVFMLYERNEMSFHRGTFRVRGDVIDIFPVYEEDRAVRVEFFGDTIDAISIIDPLRGVVLEDVDELTLFPSSHFVTGQDNLQRAMHTIKDELRERLDELYAENRLVEAQRLEQRTQFDLEMIAELGYCNGIENYSRHLTGKPIGAPPPNLLDYFPDNYITIIDESHIGIPQVGGMYNGDRARKTTLVNFGFRLPSALDNRPLRFDEFEQRVHQTVYVSATPGPYELEKCEGRIVEQLIRPTGLLDPRIEVRPAGTQVDDLLEEIRRCTERDEAVLVTTLTKRMSEDLTEYYQNVGVKVRYLHSDIKTLERVELIRDLRRGEYNVLVGINLLREGLDIPEVALVAILDADKEGFLRSERSLVQTCGRAARNAQGTVILYADKITKSMQYTIDETNRRRKIQEEFNRKHGIVPQTIISEIKNSMTEHLRASGWEGDGAVADDAGILRAAEPEMVYRSAADIHKDIEVLEKRMQEAADNLAFEEAAALRDQIKDLKMLELELG; via the coding sequence ATGTCCACAAATTTTCAACTCACCTCCCCCTTCACCCCCTCCGGCGACCAGCCCAAGGCGATAGAAAAAATTGTCCAAGGGCTGAATGACGGGGCACGGCATCAAGTACTCCTCGGCGTGACCGGCTCGGGCAAGACCTTTACTATGGCACAGGTTATTGCCAAAGTCAACCGGCCCGCCCTGGTCCTGGCCCCCAACAAAACCCTGGCAGCCCAGCTCTTTGGCGAGTTCAGGGAACTTTTCCCGCAGAACGCGGTGGAGTATTTTGTCTCCTACTACGATTACTATCAGCCCGAAGCATATATCCCGGCCTCAGACACCTATATCGAAAAGGATTCGGCCATAAACGATGCCATCGACAAGATGCGCCACTCCGCCACCCGTGCCCTGCTCACCCGTGACGACGTGCTCATCGTGGCCTCGGTCTCCTGCATCTACGGTCTGGGATCGCCGGACGAGTACAAGAATATGCACCTTTTTCTCCAGCGGGATGCGGAGTATCCGATGGAGGAGGTTCAGCGGCGCTTGGTTTTTATGCTCTACGAGCGCAACGAAATGTCCTTTCACCGAGGCACCTTCCGGGTACGCGGCGATGTCATTGACATCTTCCCGGTTTACGAAGAAGATCGGGCCGTGCGGGTGGAGTTCTTCGGTGATACCATTGATGCGATCTCCATCATTGATCCCCTGCGCGGGGTGGTGCTGGAAGATGTGGACGAGCTGACCCTGTTCCCGTCCAGTCATTTTGTCACGGGTCAGGACAATCTGCAACGGGCCATGCACACCATCAAGGATGAGCTGCGTGAACGCCTGGACGAGTTGTATGCGGAAAATCGCCTGGTCGAGGCCCAACGCCTGGAGCAGCGTACCCAGTTTGATCTGGAGATGATTGCCGAGCTGGGCTATTGCAACGGCATCGAAAATTACAGTCGCCACCTGACCGGTAAACCGATCGGCGCACCGCCGCCCAATCTGCTCGACTATTTCCCGGATAACTACATCACCATTATTGATGAATCCCACATCGGGATACCCCAGGTCGGGGGGATGTATAACGGTGATCGGGCCAGAAAGACCACTCTGGTCAATTTCGGTTTTCGTCTGCCCTCGGCCTTGGATAACCGGCCCCTGCGTTTTGATGAATTTGAGCAGCGGGTGCATCAGACCGTCTATGTCTCCGCCACGCCCGGACCCTATGAGCTGGAAAAATGCGAAGGTCGGATCGTGGAGCAGCTGATTCGTCCCACCGGTCTTCTGGATCCCCGTATTGAGGTGCGTCCGGCAGGCACTCAGGTGGATGATTTGCTGGAGGAGATTCGCCGATGTACGGAGCGGGACGAGGCCGTCTTGGTCACCACGCTGACCAAGCGCATGTCTGAGGATCTGACTGAGTATTATCAAAATGTCGGGGTCAAGGTGCGCTATCTCCATTCCGATATCAAAACCCTGGAGCGGGTGGAGCTGATCCGTGATCTGCGCCGGGGCGAGTACAACGTACTGGTGGGCATTAACCTCCTGCGTGAGGGCCTGGATATCCCGGAGGTTGCGCTGGTGGCGATTTTGGATGCGGATAAGGAGGGGTTTCTCCGTTCAGAGCGTTCTTTGGTCCAGACCTGTGGCCGGGCAGCCCGTAATGCTCAGGGTACGGTGATTCTTTATGCGGATAAGATCACCAAATCCATGCAGTACACCATTGATGAGACCAATCGGCGCAGGAAAATCCAGGAGGAATTTAACCGAAAACATGGTATCGTCCCGCAGACGATTATCTCCGAGATTAAGAACTCCATGACCGAGCATCTCCGGGCTTCAGGCTGGGAGGGCGATGGGGCCGTTGCAGACGATGCCGGGATACTCAGGGCGGCAGAGCCGGAAATGGTGTATCGTTCTGCTGCTGATATCCATAAGGATATAGAGGTGCTGGAGAAGCGGATGCAAGAGGCAGCTGATAATTTGGCCTTTGAGGAGGCCGCAGCCCTACGGGATCAGATTAAGGATTTGAAGATGTTGGAGTTGGAGCTTGGTTGA